From one Caldichromatium japonicum genomic stretch:
- a CDS encoding Crp/Fnr family transcriptional regulator: MIKTVSLRDAWSGEANCLDCALRVSVLFAGLQESDFARIHDPIDQFRIKPGAHLYLAGDAGEYLFTVRSGMLKLVQYLPDGNQRIVRLVRATDVLGLETLLDERYQHDATALHPTEVCRFPARLVRDLGRDNPGLYQELMVRWQRALTEADAWLTELSTGSARQRVARLLLRLVRDRQTSECPLFSREDMGAMLGVTTETASRTIAEFKRQGLLVEKSPNFFLLDIPNLRRIAEV, encoded by the coding sequence ATGATCAAAACCGTTTCGCTCCGTGACGCTTGGTCCGGTGAGGCCAATTGTTTGGACTGTGCGCTGCGGGTATCGGTGCTCTTTGCCGGTCTGCAAGAGTCCGATTTTGCGAGGATCCACGACCCCATCGATCAGTTCCGTATCAAACCAGGCGCACACCTATACCTTGCTGGGGATGCGGGTGAGTACCTGTTCACGGTGCGTTCCGGGATGCTCAAGCTGGTGCAATATCTGCCGGATGGCAACCAGCGCATCGTGCGCCTTGTGCGCGCGACTGATGTCTTGGGTCTAGAGACCTTGCTCGATGAGCGCTATCAACACGATGCCACCGCCCTACATCCCACCGAGGTCTGCCGCTTTCCGGCCCGCCTGGTGCGCGATCTGGGGCGAGACAATCCGGGTCTATACCAAGAGCTCATGGTGCGCTGGCAGCGCGCCCTGACCGAGGCGGATGCCTGGCTCACCGAGCTGTCAACGGGTTCGGCACGTCAGCGGGTGGCGCGCTTGCTCTTGCGCCTGGTGCGCGATCGCCAGACCAGCGAGTGTCCGCTGTTTAGCCGTGAAGACATGGGCGCCATGCTGGGTGTGACCACCGAGACCGCCAGTCGCACCATCGCCGAATTCAAGCGTCAGGGGCTCTTGGTCGAAAAATCGCCTAATTTCTTTTTGCTCGACATCCCCAACCTGCGGCGGATTGCTGAGGTGTGA
- a CDS encoding DUF6858 family protein: MKQSLAFAEYPIYCLELGRDETPFASVEALCGYFRACIESHPTAVFIAEFDHYAHTQSLPEGHIDPSIRAARNLVFCFGISLSKPELLACRPRSIGIAETERGFFITFMETPMPVANAVMEDWALGLYQNPQPVSGQETHNL; encoded by the coding sequence ATGAAACAATCCTTGGCATTCGCTGAATATCCCATCTATTGTCTGGAACTGGGGCGTGACGAAACACCCTTTGCCTCGGTGGAGGCGCTGTGCGGCTATTTTCGTGCATGCATCGAATCGCACCCGACAGCGGTCTTTATCGCCGAATTCGATCATTATGCCCATACCCAGTCATTGCCAGAGGGCCACATCGACCCCAGTATCCGCGCAGCACGCAACCTGGTGTTTTGTTTTGGTATCTCGCTGTCCAAGCCGGAGTTGTTGGCCTGCCGGCCCCGTTCGATCGGGATCGCCGAGACTGAGCGCGGCTTTTTCATCACCTTCATGGAAACCCCGATGCCAGTGGCCAATGCAGTGATGGAGGACTGGGCCTTGGGTCTTTACCAAAATCCTCAGCCTGTCTCGGGCCAAGAGACACACAATCTCTGA
- a CDS encoding Mth938-like domain-containing protein yields the protein MRLGPFSLLIAMKFAEIEQTEGHLVEAHGPGWVRISGQRYTQGLILTPAEIVSPWGPACASELDLEHLLDLTRFAPEVILIGTGQTTALLDPLLQAPFIQQRIGVEWMTTAAACRTYNILVAEGRRVVAALIID from the coding sequence ATGCGCCTGGGTCCCTTCAGCCTCCTGATAGCGATGAAGTTTGCAGAGATCGAACAGACGGAAGGCCATCTGGTCGAGGCCCACGGCCCTGGCTGGGTCCGCATCTCCGGGCAGCGCTATACCCAGGGCCTGATCCTGACCCCAGCCGAGATCGTATCACCCTGGGGTCCTGCCTGCGCCTCGGAGCTCGACCTGGAACATCTGTTGGATCTGACACGATTTGCGCCCGAGGTCATCCTGATCGGCACTGGCCAGACAACGGCCCTCCTCGATCCGCTGCTCCAGGCACCATTCATCCAGCAGCGCATTGGGGTCGAGTGGATGACGACCGCTGCCGCCTGCCGGACCTATAACATCCTGGTTGCCGAGGGGCGCCGCGTTGTCGCAGCCCTGATCATCGACTAA
- a CDS encoding MotA/TolQ/ExbB proton channel family protein, translating to MSPTPSLPRPSKLDTGTPAELVRPLVVALLLSLALYPTLVHLIALQTLPEWVGRYWANGYCRFMLALFGWVLIYAALQWIGIDVERGALVQGAKGASRIDGWLAFLSGREGDQAEEAFLMSLPHQRLRYPNAESGTSLQEIEQLLGMLGQRQQQALAPLAFAIWVLPMLGFIGTVIGISQAIGGLSQGAEGMAAGGAGLKSVLGGLAFAFDTTLVGLVCVIPLALIQTVLRLRAETLGLLRYRWLLERLAQDDRHAHAEP from the coding sequence ATGTCGCCCACACCCTCACTGCCACGTCCAAGCAAGCTCGACACTGGCACGCCCGCCGAGCTCGTCCGCCCGCTGGTCGTGGCCCTGCTGTTGAGCCTTGCGCTCTATCCAACCCTGGTCCATCTCATCGCTTTGCAGACGCTGCCCGAGTGGGTGGGGCGCTATTGGGCCAACGGCTATTGCCGCTTCATGCTTGCGCTGTTCGGCTGGGTGTTGATCTATGCGGCGCTGCAATGGATCGGGATCGATGTCGAGCGCGGCGCCCTGGTGCAAGGGGCGAAAGGAGCAAGCCGCATAGACGGCTGGCTGGCCTTTTTGTCTGGGCGGGAGGGGGATCAGGCAGAGGAGGCGTTCCTTATGTCCCTCCCCCACCAGCGTCTCAGGTACCCCAATGCCGAGTCGGGAACATCGCTGCAGGAGATAGAGCAACTCTTGGGGATGCTGGGTCAGCGCCAGCAGCAGGCGCTTGCGCCGCTTGCATTTGCCATCTGGGTCCTGCCCATGCTGGGATTCATCGGGACGGTGATCGGCATCAGCCAGGCGATCGGCGGCCTGTCCCAGGGCGCTGAGGGCATGGCGGCGGGCGGTGCGGGGCTAAAGAGCGTGCTCGGGGGTCTGGCCTTCGCCTTCGATACCACACTCGTGGGTCTGGTATGCGTGATCCCCTTGGCCTTGATCCAGACGGTGTTGCGCCTACGCGCCGAGACGCTGGGCCTGCTGCGCTATCGCTGGCTCCTCGAACGACTCGCCCAGGACGACCGGCATGCGCACGCGGAACCCTGA
- a CDS encoding TerD family protein — translation MPKLPKGANAPLTSSGSTRLEVYWDQTKGSAEVLCLAVDERGRVPSDDWFIFYNQPQSPEGLIRLQFNDPGRVEFRLQLDVLPTSIHRCVCAAALEQGRFRDLVGLRLIATPTFGEPLVFELTEAEDEQALILAECYRHGPGWKLRAVGQGYRGGLRALAEHFGVAVIDETPAPAPAPLPPSPPPAEQPSPSPVPPPPPIPDRQPAGRRRRTWMVWAFVSIVLIGGALGAAGLWAPQWFTGLGRFVDELSARLHPQLLIAPAYPPAASDTGLPARPEPAGMRSGTFSMQTAACTWTDEEMFKRYHALGENYVRILQRVESSNKQLLKWRKELRQLSDAPCPASFIEGNRQELEQLKQLPVSEWLDESLKLNVCAGLMIKRVDKELNQETRPLISQRLVREADRARNLESDLTDIARDLAYLRNKTERLIGGLQENLDACGR, via the coding sequence ATGCCTAAGCTGCCCAAAGGTGCAAACGCCCCGCTGACCAGCTCGGGCAGCACGCGCCTTGAGGTCTATTGGGACCAGACCAAGGGCTCAGCCGAGGTCCTCTGTCTGGCGGTGGATGAGCGGGGCCGCGTCCCAAGCGATGACTGGTTCATCTTCTATAACCAGCCACAGTCGCCTGAGGGTTTGATCCGGTTGCAGTTCAATGACCCCGGACGGGTCGAGTTTCGCCTGCAACTCGACGTCCTCCCCACGAGTATCCACCGCTGCGTCTGTGCCGCGGCCTTGGAACAGGGGCGATTCCGTGATCTTGTAGGCCTGCGCCTGATCGCGACCCCTACCTTCGGCGAGCCCCTGGTCTTTGAGCTCACCGAGGCCGAGGACGAACAGGCGCTCATCCTCGCCGAATGTTATCGCCACGGGCCAGGCTGGAAGCTGCGCGCCGTCGGTCAGGGCTATCGCGGGGGGCTGCGGGCGTTGGCCGAGCATTTCGGTGTGGCGGTGATCGATGAGACCCCTGCCCCTGCCCCTGCCCCGCTCCCCCCCTCCCCGCCGCCGGCCGAACAGCCCTCCCCTAGCCCTGTACCCCCGCCCCCGCCTATCCCCGATCGGCAGCCTGCGGGTCGGCGCCGTCGGACCTGGATGGTTTGGGCATTCGTCTCCATCGTCCTGATCGGCGGTGCGCTCGGCGCCGCAGGTCTCTGGGCGCCCCAGTGGTTTACGGGGCTTGGCAGATTCGTCGATGAGCTGAGCGCGCGCCTGCATCCCCAGCTGCTCATCGCACCCGCCTATCCGCCGGCGGCCAGCGATACCGGCCTCCCGGCCCGTCCTGAGCCTGCGGGCATGCGCTCGGGCACCTTCTCGATGCAAACGGCGGCCTGCACCTGGACCGATGAGGAGATGTTTAAACGCTATCACGCCCTGGGCGAGAACTATGTCCGCATCCTGCAACGGGTCGAGAGCAGCAATAAACAGCTCTTGAAATGGCGCAAGGAGCTGCGTCAGCTGAGCGATGCCCCATGTCCTGCGTCCTTCATTGAAGGCAACCGTCAAGAGCTCGAGCAGCTCAAGCAACTGCCGGTCAGCGAATGGCTGGACGAATCGCTCAAGCTCAATGTCTGCGCCGGTCTGATGATCAAGCGCGTCGACAAGGAACTCAACCAAGAGACCAGACCCCTGATCAGCCAGCGGCTGGTGCGCGAGGCGGATAGGGCGCGCAATCTTGAATCGGACCTTACCGACATTGCCCGCGACCTCGCCTACCTGCGCAATAAGACCGAGCGTCTGATCGGTGGTCTGCAAGAGAACCTGGATGCCTGCGGGCGCTGA
- the gltX gene encoding glutamate--tRNA ligase — protein sequence MTVRTRFAPSPTGYLHIGGARTALFCYLYARKHGGQFILRIEDTDLERSTAESVNAILEGMTWLGLDYDEGPFFQTQRFDRYNQVIDELLAKGLAYRCDCPKERLEKLRIDQMARKQKPRYDGHCRNLRVDPDQPHVIRFKNPVDGVVVVDDLIRGRVPFANEELDDLIIRRSDGAPTYNLSVVVDDIDMRITHVIRGDDHLNNTPRQINILRALGHEPPGYAHVPMILGEDGTRLSKRHGAVSVIAYRDMGYLPEALLNYLVRLGWSYGDRELFSLDEMIEYFDIKDVNKAPSIFNSSKLSWLNQQYLQHADPARITRLVSPHLGHLGIDPTTGPDLIEVVKAMAPRAKTLVDLAELSAFCYRDFETYDEASAKKHLTREARLPLEKLHERFELMAFDDWTSEQLKYTVERVAEELGVGFGKVAQPLRVAIVGRAASPGIEETLRLVGKAATLRRIEQALAHIAQLG from the coding sequence ATGACCGTCCGCACCCGTTTTGCCCCATCGCCCACAGGTTATCTCCACATCGGCGGCGCCCGCACTGCGCTCTTTTGCTATCTCTATGCCCGCAAGCATGGCGGCCAGTTCATCCTGCGCATTGAGGATACCGATCTCGAGCGCTCGACCGCGGAATCGGTCAATGCCATTCTTGAAGGGATGACCTGGCTGGGGCTCGACTATGATGAGGGGCCGTTTTTTCAGACCCAGCGCTTCGACCGCTACAACCAGGTGATCGATGAGCTTTTGGCCAAGGGGCTGGCCTATCGCTGCGATTGCCCCAAGGAGCGTTTAGAAAAGTTGCGCATCGATCAGATGGCGCGTAAACAAAAGCCACGCTATGACGGGCATTGCCGCAATCTCCGCGTCGACCCCGATCAGCCGCATGTGATCCGCTTCAAAAACCCGGTCGATGGGGTCGTGGTAGTCGATGATCTGATCCGCGGGCGGGTGCCTTTTGCCAATGAGGAACTCGATGATCTGATCATCCGGCGCAGCGATGGTGCCCCGACCTATAACCTGAGCGTCGTCGTCGATGACATCGATATGCGCATCACCCATGTCATCCGTGGCGATGATCATCTCAATAACACCCCGCGCCAGATCAATATCCTGCGTGCCTTGGGCCATGAGCCGCCAGGCTATGCCCATGTCCCCATGATCCTGGGCGAGGACGGGACACGGCTCTCCAAGCGGCATGGGGCGGTCAGCGTCATCGCCTATCGCGACATGGGCTATCTGCCAGAGGCCCTGCTCAATTATCTGGTGCGACTCGGTTGGTCTTATGGTGACCGCGAGCTCTTTAGCCTGGATGAGATGATCGAATATTTCGACATCAAAGATGTCAACAAGGCACCCTCGATCTTCAATTCGAGCAAGCTCAGCTGGCTCAATCAGCAATATCTCCAGCATGCCGATCCAGCGCGCATCACCAGGCTTGTGAGTCCGCATCTCGGGCATCTGGGGATCGATCCGACAACTGGTCCTGACCTGATCGAGGTCGTCAAGGCCATGGCGCCGCGCGCCAAGACCCTGGTTGATCTGGCTGAACTTAGCGCCTTCTGTTACCGCGACTTCGAGACCTATGACGAGGCCTCAGCCAAGAAACACCTGACCCGCGAGGCGCGCCTGCCGCTCGAGAAGCTGCACGAGAGGTTCGAACTCATGGCCTTCGATGACTGGACCTCAGAGCAGTTGAAATATACCGTCGAGCGGGTGGCCGAGGAGCTGGGTGTGGGTTTCGGCAAGGTTGCCCAGCCCTTGCGGGTGGCCATCGTCGGACGCGCGGCCTCGCCGGGGATCGAGGAGACCCTCAGGCTGGTTGGCAAGGCGGCGACCCTGCGCCGCATCGAGCAGGCGTTGGCGCATATCGCCCAGCTCGGCTAG
- a CDS encoding glutamine--tRNA ligase/YqeY domain fusion protein translates to MTEASETPRTHFIHQIIETDLASGRCQRIVTRFPPEPNGYLHIGHAKSIVLNFGLAETFGGVCNLRFDDTNPHKENIEYVEAIKRDVRWLGYDWGERLYFASDYFEQLYQFAIELIHKGLAYVCDLSVEEVRAYRGTLTEPGRNSPWRDRSVEENLDLFQRMRAGEFPDGSRTLRAKIDMASPNINLRDPVLYRIKHGVIHHQTGDAWCLYPTYDYTHPISDALEGVTHSLCTLEFEDHRPLYDWVIEHVSVPSRPRQYEFSRLNLEYTVMSKRRLTELVDEGHVKGWDDPRLPTLAGLRRRGYTPCAIRTFCERIGITKSEGRVEMAMLENAIREDLDATAPRRLAVFYPLKVVLVNYPEERLEWLELSNHPKDPAQGTRRLSFGRVLYIDRRDFEEHPPKGFKRLTPGGEVRLRGAYVIRADELIKDDSGEISELRCSVDLDTLGKDPQGRKVKGVIQWVSAAHTIPAEIRLYDRLFRVPVPGADGDWRADLNPHALKVIHNALVEPSLAQVEVGERFQFEREGYFTVDPDSTPTRPVFNLTVGLRDTWGRGA, encoded by the coding sequence ATGACCGAAGCCTCTGAGACCCCGCGCACCCATTTCATCCATCAGATCATCGAGACTGATCTGGCCTCGGGCAGGTGTCAGCGCATCGTGACCCGCTTTCCCCCCGAACCCAACGGCTATCTCCATATCGGTCACGCCAAATCGATCGTGCTCAACTTTGGGCTCGCCGAAACCTTCGGCGGCGTATGCAACCTGAGGTTCGACGACACCAACCCGCACAAGGAAAACATCGAATATGTCGAGGCGATCAAACGCGATGTGCGCTGGTTGGGCTATGACTGGGGCGAGCGGCTGTATTTTGCCTCGGATTATTTCGAACAGCTCTATCAGTTCGCCATTGAGCTGATCCACAAGGGGCTGGCTTATGTCTGCGACCTCTCGGTCGAGGAGGTCCGTGCCTATCGCGGGACCCTGACCGAACCCGGGCGCAACAGCCCCTGGCGCGACCGCTCGGTCGAGGAGAATCTGGATCTCTTTCAGCGCATGCGCGCCGGCGAGTTCCCTGACGGCAGTCGCACTCTGCGCGCCAAGATCGACATGGCCTCGCCCAATATCAATCTGCGCGACCCGGTGCTTTATCGCATCAAGCACGGGGTCATCCATCATCAGACGGGCGATGCCTGGTGTTTATATCCCACCTATGACTATACGCACCCCATCTCGGATGCGCTCGAGGGGGTGACCCACTCGCTCTGCACCCTCGAGTTTGAGGACCATCGCCCGCTCTATGACTGGGTGATCGAGCACGTCTCCGTCCCCAGTCGCCCGCGTCAATACGAGTTCAGCCGACTGAATCTCGAATATACAGTGATGAGCAAGCGCCGGCTCACCGAGCTGGTCGATGAGGGCCATGTCAAGGGGTGGGATGACCCGCGTCTGCCCACCCTAGCAGGACTGCGCCGACGCGGCTATACCCCCTGCGCCATCCGCACCTTCTGCGAGCGGATCGGGATCACCAAGTCTGAAGGTCGGGTCGAGATGGCGATGCTCGAGAATGCCATCCGCGAGGACCTGGATGCCACCGCCCCGCGCCGCCTGGCGGTCTTTTATCCGCTCAAGGTGGTCCTGGTGAACTATCCGGAAGAGCGCCTCGAGTGGCTTGAGCTTTCCAATCACCCCAAGGACCCGGCGCAGGGGACCCGCCGCCTGTCCTTTGGCCGAGTGCTTTATATCGACCGGCGTGACTTCGAGGAGCACCCGCCCAAGGGCTTCAAGCGCCTGACCCCAGGCGGCGAGGTGCGTCTGCGTGGTGCCTATGTGATCCGCGCCGATGAGCTCATCAAGGATGATTCGGGGGAGATCAGCGAGCTGCGCTGCTCGGTGGATCTAGACACCCTCGGCAAGGACCCTCAAGGGCGCAAGGTCAAGGGGGTCATCCAATGGGTCTCGGCCGCGCATACCATCCCTGCCGAGATCAGGCTCTATGACCGGCTGTTTAGGGTCCCGGTCCCCGGCGCCGACGGCGATTGGCGCGCCGACCTCAATCCGCATGCGCTCAAGGTCATCCATAATGCCCTCGTCGAGCCGAGCCTCGCCCAGGTCGAGGTGGGCGAGCGCTTCCAATTCGAGCGCGAGGGCTATTTCACCGTCGATCCCGACTCGACCCCGACGCGACCAGTGTTCAATCTCACCGTCGGGCTGCGCGATACCTGGGGACGAGGGGCGTGA
- a CDS encoding HD domain-containing protein — MITPWGKWQDEQRWLLLTDHCTDVAVVFRLLVAQPIIQARLAASAGDCLLPAHLDRLEAFPAPAGIDFSPF; from the coding sequence ATGATAACACCCTGGGGCAAATGGCAAGACGAGCAGCGCTGGCTGCTGCTGACAGATCATTGTACCGATGTCGCCGTGGTCTTTCGGCTCCTCGTCGCTCAACCGATCATCCAAGCCCGGCTTGCGGCCAGTGCCGGTGATTGCCTGTTACCGGCCCACCTCGACCGCCTGGAAGCCTTCCCCGCACCCGCGGGGATCGACTTCAGTCCTTTCTGA
- a CDS encoding tetratricopeptide repeat protein, with protein sequence MVSIGNAKARSACLGALALAPVLFAVLLGLVHRTEGVPNALGNDPARGSRDAAQLAQAIATWEALWSEIEAHGSRALRPAQSEPGQRPAGDTVFMRYRNLWGAIDPQVRIAFQLAAASSDPERKLALIAPFAQHAEPLIRLRAYLEQARIARRQGDLAGAERAAQATLAVAGVPERLKADAWLILADCAWQRGQGDTSESALDRAIAADPGFWDARRLRLELLARRLEGETQHSAACLERTRRLIEDLGALPTLAEDQTQFRDLADRLARTGPPKTLALVLAVGLGYRWAGDNTRAQATLALGEQVSGRLPARCEALIRSRIDRLLAQDGAP encoded by the coding sequence ATGGTATCTATTGGTAACGCGAAGGCCCGATCGGCCTGTCTCGGCGCCCTGGCCTTGGCGCCGGTCTTGTTCGCGGTCTTGCTTGGGCTGGTGCATCGAACTGAAGGCGTCCCAAACGCGCTGGGCAATGATCCGGCGCGGGGCAGCAGGGACGCGGCCCAGCTTGCGCAAGCAATTGCTACCTGGGAGGCGCTGTGGTCTGAGATCGAGGCGCACGGAAGCCGGGCCCTGCGCCCGGCCCAAAGCGAGCCCGGCCAGCGTCCGGCAGGGGATACGGTCTTTATGCGCTATCGCAACCTCTGGGGGGCGATCGATCCCCAGGTCCGGATTGCCTTTCAGCTCGCCGCCGCCAGCAGCGATCCCGAGCGCAAGCTCGCCCTCATCGCCCCCTTTGCCCAACACGCAGAGCCCTTGATCCGGCTGCGGGCTTACCTCGAGCAGGCGCGCATCGCCCGCAGGCAGGGGGATCTGGCAGGGGCCGAGCGAGCGGCGCAGGCAACCTTGGCGGTGGCAGGGGTCCCCGAACGCCTTAAGGCCGATGCCTGGCTGATCCTCGCCGACTGCGCCTGGCAGCGGGGACAGGGCGATACGTCCGAGTCGGCGCTCGATCGGGCGATCGCTGCCGACCCGGGGTTTTGGGATGCGCGCCGGTTGCGGCTCGAGCTCCTCGCCCGGCGGTTGGAGGGCGAGACCCAACATAGCGCCGCCTGTCTGGAGCGCACCCGCCGGCTGATCGAAGACCTGGGGGCGCTGCCGACGCTCGCCGAGGACCAGACCCAGTTTCGCGATCTCGCTGACCGCCTGGCCCGTACCGGCCCGCCAAAGACCCTCGCCCTGGTCCTGGCCGTGGGGCTCGGCTACCGCTGGGCGGGGGATAATACCCGCGCCCAGGCGACCCTGGCGCTCGGCGAGCAGGTGTCAGGGCGGCTCCCCGCGCGCTGCGAGGCCCTGATCCGCAGCCGGATCGACCGCCTGCTCGCCCAAGATGGTGCACCTTGA
- a CDS encoding DUF305 domain-containing protein gives MTTSSPSPTPASPTSRCSQCLDSPFGARFIDAMIPHHQDALAMARQALAEAQQPEIRQLAESILSAQQAEIERMQIWRTRWIQ, from the coding sequence ATGACCACAAGCAGCCCATCCCCAACACCGGCTTCACCCACCAGCCGATGCAGCCAGTGCCTGGATAGCCCCTTCGGTGCCCGTTTCATCGATGCCATGATCCCGCATCATCAAGATGCTCTCGCGATGGCCAGACAGGCCCTGGCCGAGGCCCAACAGCCTGAGATCCGGCAATTGGCTGAGTCTATCCTGAGCGCTCAGCAGGCGGAGATCGAGCGGATGCAGATCTGGCGCACTCGTTGGATCCAATGA
- a CDS encoding ATPase: MKFTVEAFRAWKNKCITLLGMSGVGKTHLSAMLRRHDWFHYSGDYRIGTRYLDEQILDLIKSHAMRDPFLRDLLRRDWISIRNIIKINDLGPVLSFIGKLGNPELGGLPFDEFSRRQALYREAEIAAMLDLPEFVRKAQDIYNYAHLVNDVGGSLCELDEPRVIDLLTRHSLILYIRVSESDEAKLIERAQADPKPLYFRPEFLHTAVADYLALRGLEYVAQIDPDDFTRWVFPRLFHARLPRYEAIARPHGYTVSSEDVAQVRDEQDFLALVESAIARVSQ, from the coding sequence TTGAAGTTTACGGTTGAAGCCTTCCGCGCTTGGAAGAATAAATGCATCACCTTACTTGGAATGTCGGGGGTGGGCAAGACTCATCTGTCGGCTATGCTGCGCCGGCATGATTGGTTCCATTATTCGGGCGATTATCGGATCGGGACGCGCTATCTCGATGAGCAGATACTCGATCTGATCAAATCGCATGCGATGCGCGATCCATTCCTACGCGATTTATTGCGCCGCGATTGGATCTCGATCCGCAATATCATCAAGATCAATGACCTGGGGCCGGTATTGAGCTTCATCGGCAAGCTCGGCAATCCAGAGCTCGGCGGTTTGCCATTCGATGAATTTTCCCGTCGCCAGGCCCTATATCGCGAGGCCGAGATCGCGGCCATGCTGGATCTGCCCGAGTTCGTGCGCAAGGCCCAGGACATCTATAACTATGCCCATTTGGTCAATGATGTCGGCGGCAGCCTGTGCGAGTTGGATGAGCCGCGTGTCATTGATCTACTCACCCGTCATAGCCTGATCCTCTATATCCGGGTAAGCGAAAGCGATGAGGCCAAGCTGATTGAACGCGCCCAAGCCGACCCCAAGCCGCTGTATTTCCGGCCCGAATTCTTACACACGGCAGTGGCCGATTATCTGGCCCTGCGAGGGCTTGAGTATGTCGCCCAGATCGATCCGGATGACTTCACGCGCTGGGTCTTTCCCCGGCTGTTTCATGCGCGCCTCCCCCGCTATGAGGCGATCGCCCGCCCCCATGGCTATACCGTTTCCTCGGAGGATGTCGCCCAGGTGCGAGATGAGCAGGATTTTCTAGCGCTCGTCGAATCGGCGATTGCCCGCGTCAGTCAATAG
- the metA gene encoding homoserine O-succinyltransferase MetA: MPIVAHNDLPTFARLRAEGQLILDPDFAQHQDIRELHIGLLNMMPDAALMATERQFFRLIGESNQIAQFYVHPFTLKALPRGPEAQAHIERYYEPFDKIRAEGLDALIITGANVTRPDLSQESFWEPLIEVVDWAYEHVCSTLCSCLATHAVMQFRYGERRQPLPAKCWGVFAHHVVDRSHPLVADVNTRFDVPHSRFNDISRAQFERAGLRVLVESEEAGVHLAVSPDGFRQVLFQGHPEYDTISLLKEYKREVSRFIGGVRADYPPLPENYFGRQARAILDEYRNRVLRALDLGQSPPEFPERLIAPSLHNTWHDTAEGVIGNWMGLVYKITHLDRRQTFMEGIDPKDPLGLGRSA, encoded by the coding sequence ATGCCTATTGTCGCCCATAATGATCTGCCGACCTTTGCCCGCCTGCGTGCCGAGGGTCAGTTGATCCTGGATCCGGATTTCGCCCAGCATCAGGACATCCGCGAGTTGCATATTGGGCTACTCAACATGATGCCGGATGCAGCATTGATGGCGACCGAACGCCAGTTCTTCCGGCTGATCGGCGAGAGCAATCAAATCGCGCAATTCTATGTCCATCCCTTTACCCTCAAGGCACTCCCGCGCGGTCCGGAGGCCCAGGCGCATATCGAGCGTTATTACGAACCCTTTGACAAGATCCGGGCAGAGGGGCTGGATGCGCTGATCATCACCGGCGCCAATGTGACCCGGCCCGATCTTTCGCAAGAATCTTTTTGGGAACCGCTGATCGAGGTAGTCGATTGGGCCTATGAACACGTCTGCTCGACCCTGTGCTCCTGTCTGGCTACCCATGCGGTGATGCAGTTTCGCTATGGCGAGCGCCGTCAACCGCTGCCAGCCAAATGCTGGGGGGTCTTTGCCCATCATGTGGTCGATCGCAGCCACCCTTTGGTCGCGGATGTCAACACCCGCTTCGATGTCCCGCATTCGCGTTTCAACGACATCAGCCGCGCACAGTTCGAGCGCGCGGGTTTGCGGGTGCTGGTCGAGAGCGAAGAGGCAGGGGTCCATCTGGCAGTGAGCCCAGATGGTTTCAGACAGGTACTCTTCCAGGGGCATCCGGAGTACGACACCATCTCGCTCCTTAAGGAATATAAACGCGAGGTCAGCCGCTTTATCGGCGGCGTGCGTGCCGATTATCCGCCCCTCCCCGAGAACTATTTTGGGCGACAGGCGCGGGCGATCCTCGATGAATATCGCAACCGCGTCTTGCGTGCCCTGGATCTTGGCCAATCTCCCCCTGAGTTTCCTGAGCGTCTGATCGCGCCCAGCCTCCATAACACCTGGCACGACACCGCCGAGGGGGTCATCGGCAACTGGATGGGCCTGGTCTATAAGATCACCCATCTCGACCGCCGCCAGACCTTCATGGAAGGCATTGATCCCAAAGATCCCTTGGGCTTGGGGCGGTCAGCTTAA
- a CDS encoding DUF1840 domain-containing protein — protein sequence MLVRFETPAYATIVMFGEVAVALLKRMGHSGTVPGALLAEDIPEALARLKAAVAEHPDVPLDPSPRSQRADERESVSLAHRALPLIELLEAAARAGKHVIWEQA from the coding sequence ATGTTGGTCCGCTTCGAGACGCCCGCCTATGCTACTATCGTCATGTTCGGCGAGGTGGCCGTGGCCTTGCTCAAGCGTATGGGTCATAGCGGCACGGTACCAGGGGCCTTGCTCGCCGAGGACATCCCAGAGGCGCTCGCCAGGCTCAAGGCGGCGGTGGCCGAACACCCCGATGTCCCTCTGGACCCCTCCCCCAGGTCGCAGCGGGCCGATGAGCGCGAGTCAGTGAGCCTCGCTCACCGCGCACTGCCCTTGATCGAGCTCCTCGAGGCCGCCGCCCGCGCCGGCAAACACGTCATCTGGGAACAGGCCTAG